The following are from one region of the Nicotiana tabacum cultivar K326 chromosome 3, ASM71507v2, whole genome shotgun sequence genome:
- the LOC107792644 gene encoding uncharacterized protein LOC107792644 codes for MASFSSKSNTNRSISLPSRSHPATQKIEEELSKLKNWEFSASPTAEAVYNGLLGLVEVHKCMGDLLNLPLTLQALSQCQDKKWVNEILDKSVRFLDICGTTREIVSQFKENVKDVQSLLRRRKGDLSMETSSINYVSFRKKIKKDAKNLVTILKKMDHEVVEVMEIDQLVSAVIRVLREVTTMGISVFQMVLVFLSAPVSKPISKWSLVSRLVNKGDQDNVNEIESADFAFNSLFKYGCNEAEKIQFVQSKLENLEAHFECIEDGLDNIFRCLIRSRSTLLNVVSCQ; via the coding sequence atggcTAGCTTTTCTTCAAAATCCAATACTAACAGATCCATCAGTTTACCAAGCAGATCACATCCAGCTACCCAGAAAATTGAAGAGGAGCTCAGTAAGCTCAAGAATTGGGAATTTTCAGCTTCACCAACTGCAGAagctgtttataatggtttactTGGTTTGGTAGAAGTGCATAAGTGCATGGGTGATCTTCTCAACTTGCCCCTCACTCTTCAAGCCCTTTCCCAATGCCAAGACAAAAAATGGGTCAACGAAATTTTGGATAAATCTGTGAGATTTCTTGATATTTGTGGGACCACGAGGGAGATAGTGTCACAGTTTAAAGAAAATGTTAAAGATGTTCAGTCTTTATTGAGAAGGAGAAAGGGAGATTTAAGCATGGAAACCAGCAGCATTAACTATGTTTCTTTCAGGAAGAAGATAAAGAAAGATGCCAAAAACTTAGTTacaattttaaagaaaatggatCATGAGGTGGTTGAAGTAATGGAGATTGATCAACTTGTCTCAGCTGTTATTAGAGTGCTAAGAGAAGTTACCACAATGGGAATTTCAGTATTCCAAATGGTGTTGGTTTTCTTGTCAGCCCCAGTTTCTAAGCCAATAAGCAAATGGTCTTTGGTTTCAAGATTGGTGAACAAGGGAGATCAAGACAATGTAAATGAGATAGAAAGTGCTGATTTTGCATTCAACAGCCTTTTCAAGTATGGTTGTAATGAAGCGGAGAAGATACAGTTTGTGCAGAGCAAATTGGAAAATCTGGAAGCTCATTTTGAATGCATTGAGGATGGCCTGGACAATATATTTAGATGCTTGATCAGATCAAGGAGCACACTCCTGAATGTTGTCTCTTGCCAATGA
- the LOC142177499 gene encoding uncharacterized protein LOC142177499 has product MKREKFDNQFAKFLEILKQIHINIPFTNALLQMPSYAKFLKEILSSKRKLEEVSVVMLTEKCSAILQNKLPQKLGDTCSFIIPCTLGGVYFEKALCDSGASINLMSFSIFKKLDLGEIKDTSVSLQFADQSTKKPKGIIENVLVRVDKFVFPVDFIVLEMKECPNEPIILDEFKDDQLIPDLMKRCLIKSGTTQDDNPTIRREAEI; this is encoded by the exons atgaaaagagaaaagttTGACAACCAATTTgcaaaatttttggagattttaaaacaaattcacATCAATATTCCTTTTACTAATGCTTTGTTACAAATGCCTTCATATGccaaatttttaaaggaaattttgtcaagtaaaagaaaattagaaGAAGTTTCTGTGGTAATGCTTACGGAAAAATGCagtgctatacttcaaaataagctaccaCAAAAACTTGGTGATACATGCAGTTTTATAATTCCATGCACTTTGGGAGGAGTATATTTTGAAAAAGCACTTTGTGATTCTGGAGCTTCAATAAATTTAATGTCATTTTCTATCTTTAAAAAGTTAGATCTTGGTGAAATAAAAGACACAAGTGTTTCTCTTCAGTTTGCAGATCAAAGTACTAAGAAACCTAAGGGAATAATTGAAAATGTACTCGTAAGAGTAGATAAGTTTGTTTTCcctgtagattttatagtacTTGAAATGAAAGAATGTCCTAATGAACCAATAATTTTAG ATGAATTCAAAGATGATCAATTAATTCCAGATTTAATGAAAAGATGCTTGATCAAATCAGGCACCACACAAGACGATAATCCCACCATCAGAAGAGAAGCTGAAATATAG